The DNA window AAAGACTAAAAAAAGGTTATGATTTTAGAAGTGTTGAGTATAGATTAAAATTAAATAGACAGTATGAATTAGAAGGTATTGATGTTGAAACCTCTTCTGCTTCTCACCAGCTAGTTGAAGAGTGTATGCTTTTAGCAAATATTGAAGCAAGCAAAAAAGTAAATTCTGTTGGAATATTTAGAATTCATGAAGAGCCACCTTTTAAAGCAATTTCAAAATTAGTTGATGATGTAAATGCCTTAGGAATAAAAGCAAAACTACAAAATGATGTACATGATACAATTACTCATATTCAAGAAAAAGCCAAACATTCAGTAATTAAAGATGAAATAGATGAGTTAATTATTCATGCTCAAACACAAGCAAAATACTCTTCTAAAAACTTAGGACACTTTGGTTTAGGTTTTTCTTCTTATTCTCACTTTACAAGCCCTATTAGAAGATATTCTGATTTAGTCCTTCATAGAATGCTAAAGACTAAAAAAACTCCTAAAAACATAGATGAAATATGTGAACATATCTCTATTCAAGAAAGAAAAATTGATCAAATGGTTTGGGATTTTGAAGATAGAAAATATGCAAGGTGGGCAGCAAAAAATTTAGGAGCTGAAATAAAAGTTAAAATCACAGATGATGAAAAAGGTACTTGTGTAGCCTATGGTTTAGTTCCTGGTATGAAAATTCATTTAGATAACTATAAAGGACAAGTACTATTTTCTAAACAAAAAGTAGTAATAAAATCAAGTGATATTATTACTAAAAAGGTTCTTGGTTCATTAAAATATTAATTACATTTTTCCATTAAATCTTTTAATTCAAGATTTAATGCATTTGAAGAGATATAAACTTCCCAAATAGAAATACCAAGGGATAAACACATGGAAATTAAACTTAAACCAAAAATTTGTTTACCAAAAATATAAAAACCTAAAAAGAGACAGAACATAGAAATTGTACACATTAAAAGGGATAAAGCTCCAAAAAACTGCATCCATTTTGTTAATTCAAGTCTTTTTTTTAGGTTGTCAATTTGTCCTTTGTATTCTCCTATTTCACCTTTTCTTGCTTGAGAGCTTAAGGCTCTAATTAATTGCCCAGTTGTAAGAAACCTGTTTGTATAAGCAAGTAATAGTAAAGAGACAGCTGGAAATAACAATGCAGGAGTAGAAATTTCAATATCCATAAATATAACCTTTTGTTTTTGATATTGTAACAAATTGTTTTCATAAAAAAAGAAAAGTACAAAAAAAGCAAGTTTTAGCTATTATTTCAAAATGTATAGAAACGAATTTGATAATAAGTTAAGACAAAATGAAACCTTCAATGCCTACATGTTTTATGGGCAATCATCTTTTTTAATAGATTATTACACTAATTTAGTGTCTAATAGTTTAGGAAGTAAAGATGAGATAGAAAAACTATATTATGATGATTATAATTTTAAATATGCAAAAGATAAATTACTTCAATCTTCACTTTTTGCATCAAATAATATACTTATTATTAAAATTGAGAAAAAACTTCCTAAAAAAGAAGTAACAGAACTAATAGATGCTTGCAATATTAATCCTGATTCTAAAGTGATTTTTGCTTGTATGGGTGATAGTGACTTTAAAGCAATGGGAGCTTATTTTACTGCTAAAACAAAATCTGTAAGTGTTAGACTTTTTTCACCATTTGCTAATGAAGCAGTGAAACTTATAGAAAATCATGCAAGAAGTTTAAATCTAAATTATGAGATGTCAGCATTAAATCACCTCTATTTTATGCATAGACAAGACTTATCTTTATGTATAAATGATTTAGAGAAACTTTCTATACTAAATGAAAAAATTACAACTGATAAAATAAATGCCCATTGCTTTGGTATAGGGGCTGTTAACTTCGAAGATTTTTTACATAATTTATTATCTTCACAAGATATAAGTGAAGAGTTATCTCTTTTACTTGAAGAAGGGATGAATGAAATATACTTATTAACACAAGTAACTTCATTTGTACAACAACTATTTATGATAAGTTCTTATGCAAGGGTTTTTGGTGAACCAAATTCTAAAGAAATATTAGGTTTTGTTCCTCCTAAAAATGTTTGGGAAAAGAAAACAAGACTTGCAATAAATATCAAACCTGAAAAATTCTTAGAAATACTTTCTTATCTTCTAAATATAGAATTAGAACTAAAATCTTCAAAAATTTCTGATTCAAATCTATATTTACAAGCTTGTCTTAGAAAAATTTCAGTTTTAATTAGATAAAATCAGCAACTTTACAAAAAAATCCTTGCTGATATTTGTAAAGATACCGGCATAAACTACAAGGAGAAACTAAATGTCAAAATTAAAACATTATGAAACAATGTTTATTGTTAAGCCAACTCTTACTGAAGAAGAGACTGCGGCACAAATCGAAGCTGTGAAAACTTTAATCACTAAAAATGGTGGAGAAATCGTTGCTTGTGATGATATGGGTTCAAGACCATTAGCATATGAAATTGAAAAGCACAAAAGAGGTTACTACTTTGTTGCATATTTCAAAGGTGAACCAGCTTCATTAAAAGAAATCGAAAGAAACTATAGAATTAACGAAAATATTATTAGATTTATTTTCATTAAATACGAAAGCAAAAAAGAAATCGCTGCATGGACTAAAATGAGCGATGAGGCAGCAAAAAAAGCTAACTAATAAAGCAAAATAGGACAGTCTTATGTATAATAAAGTAGTAATGGTAGGAAATCTTACAAGAGATATTGAGTTAAGATATATGCCTAATGGAGCAGCACTAGCAAAAGGTGCAATTGCTACAAGTCATAGATATAAAACTCAAACTGGTGAACAAAAAGATGAAGTTTGTTTCTTAGATTTTAATATCTTTGGAAGATCTGCAGAAGTTGCTAATCAGTACTTAAGAAAAGGTTCTAAAGTTTTATTAGAAGGTAGATTAGTATTTGAGCAGTGGACTGCACAAGATGGTTCTAACAGAAGTAAACATGCTCTAAGAGTTGATACAATGAAAATGTTAGATACTAAATCAGATTCACAAAATATGGGACAAGATAACCAAGTAGGATATAATAATCCTCAAAATAGTTATAATCAACCACAACAAAACCAATACAATCAATCACAGCAAAATGCTGGGCAAAATAGTTACGGTGGTATGAATAGTCAGGCAATGCAAAAAGCACCTGAGCAGAACATACCTGAAATCGATATAGACGATGATGAAATACCATTCTAGGAATAAGGAATAAAAATGGCTGAAAGAAGAAAATACGGAAAAAAATTTTGTAAATATACTGAGATGAAAATTGATTTCATTGATTATAAAAATACTGATTTATTAAAACTATCTATGAGTGAGAGAGGTAAGATCATGCCAAGAAGACTTACTGGTAACTCTAAAAATGCTCAAGAAATGGTAGAAAAAGCAATTAAAAGAGCTAGACACATGGCATTAGTTCCATATATTGTAAATACTCAAGCAGTTACTGACGCAGCATACGCAAAGTAATTAAAAAGTAATTTAAATAAAAAGGGAGAAGTTATAAGCTTCTCCCTTTTTTTATGTCCTAATTATATTATGATAATCGTTCTTAATATTAAGGTGAAACTAAGAGTTAATTCAATACTATTTCAATAACTATTATCATTAATAAAAAGGACAGATATGTTAAAGAAATTAGCATTAGGAACACTTGTATTAGCAAGTTCAGTATTTGCAGCAAATGAAGTAAATGTTTATTCTCATAGACACTATGATACTGATAAACAACTATTTAAAATGTTTGAAGATAAAACAGGAATTAAAGTAAATGTTGTAAAGGCAAAAGCAAGTGCTTTAATTAAAAGAATTGAAAGTGAAGGTGAAAAATCGCCTGCTGATGTTCTAATTACTGTAGATGCAGGAAGATTATATCAAGCAAAACAAAAAGATATATTACAATCAATCAATTCAGATTATCTAACAAAAAATATCCCAGCACAATTAAGAGATAAAGATAATAAATGGTTCGCTCTTACAAAAAGATCAAGAGTTGCAGTATATAAACTTGGAACTGGAATTGAAAAAGAGTTATCAACTTATGAAGATTTAGCTGACCCTAAATTCAAGGGAAAAATTATGGTTAGATCTTCAAATAATATTTATAACCAATCTTTATTAGCAGCAATGATTGCACATCATGGTGAAGAAAAAGCTTTAGAATGGGCAAAAGGTATTGTAGCTAATATGGCTAGAAGTCCAAAAGGAAATGATAGATATCAAGTTAAAGCAATAGCTAATGGTATTGGTGAAATTGCAATTGCAAACACTTATTATATTGGTAAAATGGTAGATAATAAAGAACTTGCACAAGCAGAAGCAGTTAAAAAAGTTAAAATTTTCTTCCCTAAATTTGAAAATGGTGGAACTCATATTAATGTTTCAGGTGCAGGTGTAGCAAAATATGCTCCAAATAAAGAGAATGCAATTAAATTTATTGAATTTTTAGCAAGTCCAGATGCACAAGAACTATTTGCAAAAGGTAACTTTGAATATCCAATTTTAAAAAGTGTTAAACCATCTAAATTAGTTTCTTCATGGGGAACATTTGAAGATGATACAATATCTATTAATACTTTAGGTGAAAATAATGCAAAAGCTGTTAGAATCTTCGACCAAGCAGGTTGGAGATAAGAGGCTTTAGACAAATTTGAAATATTTAAATAAACTTACAATAAGTAGTGTTTTAATAACACTACTTATTTCAGTACCAGCAATTATTCTATTTACAAATATATTTATAGGCGGTGAAAACTGGAAACATCTAGTAGATACTGTACTATTTGAATATATTTTTAACTCATTATATATTATGGTAGGCGTAGCAGTTTTAACTGCAATTTTAGGCTTTACAACAGCATATTTAACATCACTATTTACTTTCACCGGATCTTCATTTTTTCATTATGCATTAATATTACCCTTTGCGATACCTACATACATTGTTGCTTATATTTATGGTGGAATGTTTGATATTACAGGAAGTGTAACAACTTTTATTTTAGATTTACTTGGAAAAGACTTATCTGAAGTTTATTTTTTCAATATTATGTCTATTGAAGGTGCTATTATTGTAATGTCTTTGGTTTTATATCCTTATGTTTATTTAATCTGTAAAACATATTTAAGAGCCGAGTCTTCATCAATTATTGATGCTTCAAAAACTATGGGTTTAAATAATTTTCAAATTTTCTATAAAGTAGTAATTCCTATTTCAAGACCAGCAATAGTTGCAGGTGTAATTTTAGCAGTAATGGAAGCAGTTGCAGATTTTGGGGTAATGGACTATTATGGCGTTGCAACTTTTGTAACTGGTATTTTTAGAACATGGTTTGGTATGGGAAGTGTTGAAGATGCTTCAAAACTAGCCTCAATGTTAATGTTATTTATTTTTACTTTGATATTTTTAGAAAAATTTCAAAGAAGAAATAAAAGATATAAAAGTAGTGGAAAAGATTTTAAACCAATAGCAAAACAAAAATTAACTGGATTTAGTAATATTTTTGCATTTTTTGCTTGTTTAGTTCCATTTTTATTTGGTTTTTTATTACCATTTTCACAAATGTCAGTATGGTTTTATAGATCATATGAAGATGTAATTGATGAAGACTTTTTAATAATACTTTATCAAACATTATCACTTGGTATTTTCTCTGCTATTTTTATTACTATATTAGCTTTTGTATTAGTTTATAATGTAAGACTTCACAAAAGTAAATTAGCAGATAATTTAATGCAAATTTCTAAGTTAGGATATTCTATACCAGGTGCAGTTGTAGCAGTTGGAATACTTAGTTTTTTCTCAATAATTGATAGAAGCTTAGATATATTAATTAGTGGTACAGTGGTTGCTGTTATATTTGGTTATACAGTAAGGTTTATTGCAATTTCTATAAATAATTATGAGTCAGGGTTTGCAAAAGTTCCTCAAAGTTATGATGATGCTTGTAAAACAATGGGAATAGGAGCTTTTCAAACTTTTTATAAGGTAATGTTTCCATTAATTAAAAACTCTACAATGGCAAGTTTTATTGTAATTTTTATTGAAGTAATCAAAGAGTTACCTCTTACAATGATTTTAAGACCATTTAATTATGATACATTGGCTGTATTGTCCCATGAATTAGTAATGCAAGCACAAGTTGTAGAATCAAGTGTTCCAGCAATGTTTATTGTAGTTTTAGGAATAATTTCAGTTTTAATACTACTTAAAAATATGATTAAGGATTGATAATTCATGATAGGAATTAGTGTAAAAGACTTAGCAGTTTCTTTTGGTGAAACAAAGATTTTAGAGGATATCTCTTTTAGTGTAGAAGCAGGGGAGATTGTAACTATTTTGGGTCCTAGTGGATGTGGGAAAAGTACAATTCTTCGATGTATAGCTTCTTTACATGATGATTATAAAGGAGAGATATTTTTAAATGAAACTTGTTTAGTTAATAATGGAAGAAATCAATGCAATAAAGATATTGGGTATATCTTCCAAGACTATGCTTTATTCCCTCATTTAAATGTTAGAGAAAACATTGAGTTTGCACTTTATAAACTTAAACAAGATGAAAAACAAAGAAGAGTTGATGTTTTATTAAAACAGTTTGATTTATTTGACCATAGACACAAGCAAATTCATGAGTTAAGTGGTGGACAGCAACAAAGAGTATCAATAGCAAGAGTTTTAGCCTATGAGCCTAAAGTATTACTTTTAGATGAGCCTTTTTCAAACCTTGACACAATTTTAAGAAATAAAACAAAAGTTTGGTTAAAGAAGATGATTAAAGAGTTAGGTCTTAGTGCTATTTTAGTTACCCATGACCAAAAAGAAGCTTTAAGTATGTCTGATAAAATTGCAATTATTAATGATAAAAAAATAGAGCAATTTGGAACTGCAAAAGAGCTTTTTGAAAAACCAAAATCATACTACATAGCAAACTTTTTAAATAGAATTAATAAACTACCAACAAAACTTATAGAGGATTTAGGCTCGAGTATTACTCCTGAGAACTTAGCTGTAATTCCTATTGATAAAATTGAAGTAACTGCAGATAGTTCTAAGATTGAAGCTTCTATTTTAGATATATCTTATTGTGGGGATTATTATGAACTAGAAGTATCTTTAGATAATTATGATAATTTAGAACTTACAGTAAAATCATTTTGTATTGATTGTTTAACTAGCAGGGATAAGTGTTATTTAGATATTGATTTAAAAGATGTTCAAATAGTAAGAGAAAAAGTTTAATTCTTTTATTTATATAAAACTATAAAGGCTATAAAGCCTTTATATTTATTTCATTAGTGGGTCAGCTAGTCCTAGCACATACATTCCAACTAAACCTAAAATACCAGCAACTAAACAATAGTAAACTGTAGGAATAATTGTTCTTCTTAATGTTTCACCTTCTTGGTCTAATAAACCAACAGTTGCACTTGCTGCAACTACATTGTGAATAGCAATCATATTACCAGCTGCAGCACCTACTGCTTGAAGTGCAATCATAAATGCCGTTGAAACTCCAAGTGCATCTGCAACACCAAACTGGAATTGAGATAACATCATATTTGAAACTGTATTACTTCCTGCAATAAATGCACCTAGTGCACCAACCATTGGAGCAAATAAAGGATAAATATCACCAACAGATGTAGCAACAAAATTAGCCATTGCAACAGGCATAGAATCAAATCCTGATTCATTAACTCCAGAGTTAATTAATATTCTTACAAGTGGGATAGTAAATACAAGAACAAATCCAGCTCCAATCATAACCTGTGAAGACTCTCCAATTGCAGCTTTCATCTCTTTAAATTCCATTTTGTGTAAGAAGTAAGTTACAAGAGCAACAAATACTAAAATACCACCTGGTAAGTATAATGGAGTAATAGAATATCCTAATCCTTCACCCATGATATCTTTAAATGGAATAATCCATGAAGTAACAAATGCTTTTGCTTCAGCTGAAACTCTTGTAATAACTAAGATAATAGCTACTAAAACATATGGAATCCAAGCTTTTGTTAAAGACATACTTGTTTTAGTATTCATTGCATCAAGTTTCATTTCTAATTTACTTACCCAATGAAGTGGCCACTCTTCTTTTGGTGCAAAGTCCCAACTTGTTTTTGGTAAAAGGAAGTTGTTTTTAGCAGCAAAAACAACAATTGGTAAACCAATTAATGCTCCAATTAGTGATGGGAATTCAGCCCCTAAGAATATACCTGTTAAAGCGTAAGGGATTGTAAATGCAAGACCACCAAAAATAGCAAATGGAATAATATTTAAACCTTCTGTCCATGATTTATTTCTACCAAAAAATCTAGTTAACATCATTACCATGAATAGTGGAATAAGTGTTCCTGTAATTGCATGAGTCAGCGCAACTTCACTTGTAATTATTTGTAAATAAGTTTCCCAGTTTGAACCTAAGTTTTCAAGTGTTGCACTAATTGAAGCACTATCTAAACCTTTGTTTACTCCTATTAAAATTGGAGTTCCTACAGCTCCAAATGATACTGGTGTACTTTGAATCATCATTCCTACCATAACAGCTG is part of the Arcobacter sp. CECT 8983 genome and encodes:
- a CDS encoding DUF2721 domain-containing protein, which produces MDIEISTPALLFPAVSLLLLAYTNRFLTTGQLIRALSSQARKGEIGEYKGQIDNLKKRLELTKWMQFFGALSLLMCTISMFCLFLGFYIFGKQIFGLSLISMCLSLGISIWEVYISSNALNLELKDLMEKCN
- the holA gene encoding DNA polymerase III subunit delta, whose amino-acid sequence is MYRNEFDNKLRQNETFNAYMFYGQSSFLIDYYTNLVSNSLGSKDEIEKLYYDDYNFKYAKDKLLQSSLFASNNILIIKIEKKLPKKEVTELIDACNINPDSKVIFACMGDSDFKAMGAYFTAKTKSVSVRLFSPFANEAVKLIENHARSLNLNYEMSALNHLYFMHRQDLSLCINDLEKLSILNEKITTDKINAHCFGIGAVNFEDFLHNLLSSQDISEELSLLLEEGMNEIYLLTQVTSFVQQLFMISSYARVFGEPNSKEILGFVPPKNVWEKKTRLAINIKPEKFLEILSYLLNIELELKSSKISDSNLYLQACLRKISVLIR
- a CDS encoding single-stranded DNA-binding protein, translating into MYNKVVMVGNLTRDIELRYMPNGAALAKGAIATSHRYKTQTGEQKDEVCFLDFNIFGRSAEVANQYLRKGSKVLLEGRLVFEQWTAQDGSNRSKHALRVDTMKMLDTKSDSQNMGQDNQVGYNNPQNSYNQPQQNQYNQSQQNAGQNSYGGMNSQAMQKAPEQNIPEIDIDDDEIPF
- the rpsR gene encoding 30S ribosomal protein S18 gives rise to the protein MAERRKYGKKFCKYTEMKIDFIDYKNTDLLKLSMSERGKIMPRRLTGNSKNAQEMVEKAIKRARHMALVPYIVNTQAVTDAAYAK
- a CDS encoding Fe(3+) ABC transporter substrate-binding protein, which produces MLKKLALGTLVLASSVFAANEVNVYSHRHYDTDKQLFKMFEDKTGIKVNVVKAKASALIKRIESEGEKSPADVLITVDAGRLYQAKQKDILQSINSDYLTKNIPAQLRDKDNKWFALTKRSRVAVYKLGTGIEKELSTYEDLADPKFKGKIMVRSSNNIYNQSLLAAMIAHHGEEKALEWAKGIVANMARSPKGNDRYQVKAIANGIGEIAIANTYYIGKMVDNKELAQAEAVKKVKIFFPKFENGGTHINVSGAGVAKYAPNKENAIKFIEFLASPDAQELFAKGNFEYPILKSVKPSKLVSSWGTFEDDTISINTLGENNAKAVRIFDQAGWR
- a CDS encoding iron ABC transporter permease; protein product: MKYLNKLTISSVLITLLISVPAIILFTNIFIGGENWKHLVDTVLFEYIFNSLYIMVGVAVLTAILGFTTAYLTSLFTFTGSSFFHYALILPFAIPTYIVAYIYGGMFDITGSVTTFILDLLGKDLSEVYFFNIMSIEGAIIVMSLVLYPYVYLICKTYLRAESSSIIDASKTMGLNNFQIFYKVVIPISRPAIVAGVILAVMEAVADFGVMDYYGVATFVTGIFRTWFGMGSVEDASKLASMLMLFIFTLIFLEKFQRRNKRYKSSGKDFKPIAKQKLTGFSNIFAFFACLVPFLFGFLLPFSQMSVWFYRSYEDVIDEDFLIILYQTLSLGIFSAIFITILAFVLVYNVRLHKSKLADNLMQISKLGYSIPGAVVAVGILSFFSIIDRSLDILISGTVVAVIFGYTVRFIAISINNYESGFAKVPQSYDDACKTMGIGAFQTFYKVMFPLIKNSTMASFIVIFIEVIKELPLTMILRPFNYDTLAVLSHELVMQAQVVESSVPAMFIVVLGIISVLILLKNMIKD
- a CDS encoding ABC transporter ATP-binding protein translates to MIGISVKDLAVSFGETKILEDISFSVEAGEIVTILGPSGCGKSTILRCIASLHDDYKGEIFLNETCLVNNGRNQCNKDIGYIFQDYALFPHLNVRENIEFALYKLKQDEKQRRVDVLLKQFDLFDHRHKQIHELSGGQQQRVSIARVLAYEPKVLLLDEPFSNLDTILRNKTKVWLKKMIKELGLSAILVTHDQKEALSMSDKIAIINDKKIEQFGTAKELFEKPKSYYIANFLNRINKLPTKLIEDLGSSITPENLAVIPIDKIEVTADSSKIEASILDISYCGDYYELEVSLDNYDNLELTVKSFCIDCLTSRDKCYLDIDLKDVQIVREKV
- a CDS encoding L-lactate permease: MGIGIQALFAALPIFIAAILLVGLRMPAKKAMPIVYLATAVVAYTVWEVTFNRVIASTLQGLLITVAVLWIIFGAILLLNTLKHSGAIAVIRQGFNNISPDRRVQVIIIAWLFGSFIEGASGFGTPAAIAAPLLVAIGFPAMAAVMVGMMIQSTPVSFGAVGTPILIGVNKGLDSASISATLENLGSNWETYLQIITSEVALTHAITGTLIPLFMVMMLTRFFGRNKSWTEGLNIIPFAIFGGLAFTIPYALTGIFLGAEFPSLIGALIGLPIVVFAAKNNFLLPKTSWDFAPKEEWPLHWVSKLEMKLDAMNTKTSMSLTKAWIPYVLVAIILVITRVSAEAKAFVTSWIIPFKDIMGEGLGYSITPLYLPGGILVFVALVTYFLHKMEFKEMKAAIGESSQVMIGAGFVLVFTIPLVRILINSGVNESGFDSMPVAMANFVATSVGDIYPLFAPMVGALGAFIAGSNTVSNMMLSQFQFGVADALGVSTAFMIALQAVGAAAGNMIAIHNVVAASATVGLLDQEGETLRRTIIPTVYYCLVAGILGLVGMYVLGLADPLMK